One Massilia sp. 9096 genomic window carries:
- a CDS encoding DNA-3-methyladenine glycosylase I has translation MNPTRCTWANLANPNYIAYHDHEWGVPCHIETTLFEMLNLEGAQAGLSWETILNKRDNYRAAFDGWDADKIARYDDARVAELLANPGIVRNRLKVGAAINNARAYLALREQGLTLDRYLWAFVDGQAIVNDWPDGARPARTDLSDRISKDLSKRGFKFVGSTIVYAYMQGIGMVDDHDRACFCRARR, from the coding sequence ATGAACCCGACCCGCTGCACCTGGGCCAACCTGGCCAACCCCAACTACATCGCGTATCACGACCACGAGTGGGGCGTGCCCTGCCATATCGAAACCACGCTGTTCGAGATGCTCAACCTCGAGGGCGCGCAGGCCGGGCTGTCGTGGGAGACCATCCTCAACAAGCGCGACAACTACCGCGCCGCCTTCGACGGCTGGGACGCCGACAAGATCGCGCGCTACGACGACGCCCGCGTGGCCGAACTGCTGGCCAACCCGGGCATCGTGCGCAACCGCCTGAAGGTCGGCGCGGCGATCAACAATGCGCGCGCCTACCTGGCGCTGCGCGAGCAGGGCCTCACGCTCGACCGGTACCTGTGGGCCTTCGTCGACGGCCAGGCGATCGTCAACGACTGGCCGGATGGCGCGCGTCCCGCCAGGACCGATCTGTCCGACCGCATCTCGAAAGACCTATCGAAACGCGGCTTCAAGTTCGTCGGCTCGACCATCGTCTACGCCTACATGCAGGGCATCGGCATGGTCGACGACCACGACCGCGCCTGCTTCTGCCGTGCGCGCCGCTGA